One region of Natronolimnobius baerhuensis genomic DNA includes:
- a CDS encoding beta propeller repeat protein has protein sequence MLLVGSDDGVYRISGDSDGDGGDARDNTELTPDNAMKVLESGRVMRLRRFDGIDGIFAATKTGLYRSRDGTGTQWTLLGTPQEKVYTVAATPSGNRLFVGTRPAHVYTATINGDESKGGLEWTECEGLQTLPSREEWRLPRHEDLAQVRDVHVDTGASDPAQIRVVAGIEVGGVHVSNDGGKKWTERSDSVHDDIHELHVVASGEYVAATGNGLYRSADAGQTWNRLDHDLEQSYFRCAFSIDETIYASAARSNSSTWDDEKAAPALVAYCESTLETVDLPREDEIITGMTAVDGNLVVVTHRGSLFVRRADRWEQVGTVSVPGPLTGRYTPVTWIDSGTAPSN, from the coding sequence ATGCTATTAGTTGGGAGCGACGACGGTGTGTATCGAATTTCCGGAGACAGCGACGGTGATGGCGGTGACGCCCGTGACAATACCGAATTAACGCCGGATAACGCGATGAAGGTCCTTGAGTCCGGACGCGTCATGCGCCTTCGTCGATTCGACGGCATCGACGGTATATTCGCGGCGACGAAGACGGGACTGTATCGCTCGCGGGACGGAACCGGGACCCAGTGGACATTACTAGGCACTCCCCAAGAGAAGGTGTATACGGTCGCCGCAACGCCGTCCGGAAACCGGCTCTTCGTCGGAACGCGGCCGGCACACGTCTACACTGCAACCATCAACGGTGACGAATCGAAGGGCGGGCTCGAGTGGACCGAGTGTGAAGGGCTCCAAACTCTCCCTTCACGCGAGGAGTGGCGGCTCCCCCGTCACGAAGATCTTGCGCAGGTCCGCGACGTTCACGTCGATACTGGAGCGTCGGATCCTGCTCAGATACGAGTGGTCGCTGGGATCGAAGTTGGCGGCGTACACGTCAGCAATGACGGCGGAAAGAAGTGGACGGAGCGGTCCGACAGCGTTCACGACGATATCCACGAGCTCCACGTTGTCGCGTCCGGAGAGTACGTCGCAGCTACTGGCAACGGCCTCTACAGGTCGGCCGATGCTGGTCAGACTTGGAACCGATTAGACCACGACCTTGAGCAGTCGTACTTCCGGTGTGCGTTCTCCATCGACGAGACCATCTATGCGTCCGCAGCACGTTCGAATTCCTCGACATGGGACGATGAGAAGGCTGCTCCCGCTCTTGTCGCGTACTGCGAGTCTACGCTCGAGACGGTCGATCTTCCGCGCGAGGACGAAATAATCACCGGAATGACCGCCGTGGACGGCAATCTTGTCGTCGTGACCCATCGCGGGTCGCTGTTTGTGCGCCGAGCGGACCGCTGGGAGCAAGTGGGGACGGTTTCGGTTCCGGGACCGCTCACGGGTCGGTACACGCCGGTTACGTGGATCGATAGCGGGACGGCACCGAGTAATTGA
- a CDS encoding DUF5787 family protein, whose product MTERQIQQLFSSAPLTVTVSEFAFELEVCAHLEADRPGLIARQLGASVADPGGRILDVICVDPGPAFEKRLALTSETIPDAAIASNVGPGRARYWKRAFPDECHPKQARRAMERACEIGFFERERRNGRTYVRQVARYPDWYGRLVGIENKPDLGRPGDLEAQLRTDVSLALVDEVILATESYVTRAHLNRIPDEVGVWRVHRGESDSPQPLEVDIDVIREPTPLPTDEPGIEPLESHPGRTEIAVVDAGAKARARRRLAERAYGKGWRTYDLPACGACSPTDPNETGATLPYCQWAGEIVDAGSRCGPSCPGYDDADGEPVDLEAERTTQTPWRANPAGRQRRQSGLDQFE is encoded by the coding sequence ATGACCGAACGCCAGATCCAACAACTTTTCTCGAGTGCGCCCCTGACTGTGACCGTGTCGGAATTCGCGTTCGAACTCGAGGTGTGTGCCCATCTCGAGGCCGACAGACCGGGACTCATCGCCCGCCAGCTCGGCGCGAGCGTCGCCGATCCCGGCGGTCGGATTCTCGACGTGATCTGTGTCGACCCCGGCCCGGCATTTGAGAAGCGACTCGCGCTGACGAGCGAGACGATTCCGGACGCGGCTATCGCGTCCAACGTCGGTCCCGGCCGCGCTCGGTACTGGAAGCGCGCGTTCCCCGACGAGTGCCATCCAAAACAGGCGCGCCGGGCAATGGAACGCGCCTGCGAGATTGGCTTTTTCGAACGCGAACGACGCAACGGCCGAACGTACGTCCGTCAGGTTGCCCGCTACCCCGACTGGTACGGGCGGCTGGTCGGCATCGAAAACAAGCCCGACCTCGGCCGACCGGGCGACCTCGAGGCGCAACTACGAACGGACGTCAGTCTCGCGCTGGTCGACGAGGTTATCCTCGCGACGGAAAGTTACGTCACGCGTGCGCATCTGAACCGCATCCCCGACGAAGTCGGTGTCTGGCGTGTCCACCGCGGCGAGTCGGACTCGCCACAGCCACTCGAGGTCGACATTGACGTGATTCGTGAGCCGACGCCGCTCCCGACTGATGAGCCGGGTATCGAGCCGCTCGAGTCCCATCCCGGCCGAACTGAGATCGCCGTCGTCGATGCAGGGGCCAAAGCACGCGCGCGTCGTCGACTCGCCGAGCGAGCCTACGGCAAGGGCTGGCGAACGTACGATCTGCCAGCCTGTGGTGCCTGTTCACCGACTGATCCGAACGAGACTGGGGCGACACTTCCGTACTGCCAGTGGGCCGGCGAGATCGTCGATGCCGGCTCGAGATGTGGGCCATCGTGTCCAGGTTACGACGACGCTGACGGAGAACCGGTCGATCTCGAGGCAGAGCGGACAACACAGACTCCCTGGCGAGCTAATCCAGCAGGTCGCCAACGACGTCAGTCAGGATTAGATCAGTTCGAGTGA